The following coding sequences lie in one Arachis ipaensis cultivar K30076 chromosome B05, Araip1.1, whole genome shotgun sequence genomic window:
- the LOC107640116 gene encoding scarecrow-like protein 15, with amino-acid sequence MRVPVSSSQNNKPVESTIGLEPTSVLDLCRSPTPEKAVAALVATAPNTQQECLDQLEDHVLHNLDWDSIMKDLGFHEDSNPPLFKTTLPNVPDFSPSFDPHSEFPDIQTMSYNYANATATLDHLLHDTSNNSAATGFDFIEELIRAADCFDTNHLHVAHVILERLNQRLRSPAGAKPLQRAAFYFKEALQGLLSGSNRTPRFSSLVEIVHCVRTFKAFSGISPIPMFSIFTTNQALLEAFHGSSFMHVLDFDIGLGIQYASLMKEIAEKADSLKHGSPLLRITAVVPEEYAVESKLIRENLSQFAHELRIRVQVEFVPLCNFETLSFKAVKFVDGEKTAVLLSPAIFRRLGSAGSTAAFLADVRRVSPSVVVFVDGEGWTEAAAAASFRRGVVSSLEFYSMMLESLDASMVAGGEWVRRIEMLLLRPKILAAVEGAGRRVPPWREAFYGAGMRPVQLSQFADFQAECLLAKVQIRGFHVAKRQAELVLGSCYVNELCWLSKFEVVSFLSLYALWYGMGYFAAKVRNQSGGEGEGEGERGEGDGGGVGGGGVAVGVVDDDDVDFIEVVFLGGGGKGGGDGGSKCAGGDGAYDA; translated from the exons ATGAGAGTTCCCGTTTCGTCATCCCAAAACAATAAACCCGTAGAAAGCACAATCGGCCTCGAGCCCACATCGGTGCTCGACCTGTGTAGAAGCCCCACCCCTGAGAAGGCAGTGGCTGCGCTGGTGGCTACTGCACCCAACACACAGCAAGAGTGTCTTGACCAGCTGGAGGACCATGTCCTGCACAATCTTGATTGGGACTCCATCATGAAGGACCTTGGATTCCACGAAGACTCCAACCCACCCTTGTTCAAGACCACCCTCCCTAATGTCCCTGACTTCTCTCCTTCCTTCGACCCACACTCCGAATTCCCAGACATCCAAACCATGTCCTACAACTACGCCAACGCCACTGCCACCCTCGACCACCTCCTCCACGACACCTCCAATAATTCTGCTGCCACCGGCTTCGATTTCATAGAGGAGCTCATCCGTGCTGCCGATTGCTTCGACACCAACCACCTCCACGTGGCTCACGTCATATTGGAGCGACTCAATCAACGCCTCCGATCCCCCGCGGGTGCAAAGCCTCTCCAACGCGCCGCCTTCTACTTCAAGGAAGCTCTCCAGGGCCTCCTCTCCGGTTCCAATCGCACTCCGCGTTTCTCCTCCCTCGTTGAGATCGTCCACTGCGTCAGAACATTCAAGGCCTTCTCTGGAATCTCACCGATCCCTATGTTCTCCATCTTCACCACCAACCAGGCGCTCCTTGAGGCCTTTCATGGCTCCTCCTTCATGCACGTCCTTGATTTTGATATCGGATTAGGGATCCAGTATGCTTCGCTCATGAAGGAGATTGCAGAAAAGGCGGATTCCTTGAAACACGGATCGCCGCTTCTGCGCATCACCGCCGTCGTTCCCGAAGAGTACGCCGTCGAGAGCAAACTGATTCGGGAGAATCTCAGCCAGTTCGCGCACGAGCTCAGGATCCGCGTCCAGGTCGAGTTTGTGCCCCTCTGCAACTTCGAGACGCTGTCCTTTAAGGCGGTGAAGTTCGTCGATGGCGAGAAAACCGCCGTTCTTCTCTCGCCTGCGATATTCCGACGGCTCGGATCCGCTGGGAGCACCGCGGCCTTCCTGGCGGACGTTCGGAGGGTTTCGCCGAGCGTGGTGGTGTTCGTGGACGGGGAGGGGTGGACGGAGGCCGCGGCAGCGGCGTCGTTCCGGCGCGGCGTGGTGAGCAGTCTAGAGTTCTACTCGATGATGCTGGAGTCGCTGGACGCGTCGATGGTTGCGGGAGGGGAGTGGGTGAGGAGGATCGAGATGCTTCTGCTGCGCCCGAAGATACTAGCGGCGGTGGAGGGAGCGGGGCGGAGGGTTCCGCCGTGGAGAGAGGCTTTCTATGGTGCCGGAATGAGGCCGGTGCAGTTAAGCCAGTTCGCGGATTTTCAGGCGGAGTGCTTGCTGGCTAAGGTGCAAATCAGGGGCTTCCACGTGGCAAAACGCCAAGCTGAGCTTGTGCT TGGCTCTTGTTATGTTAATGAACTTTGCTGGTTGTCAAAATTCGAAGTAGTGTCCTTTCTATCTCTTTATGCCTTATGGTATGGTATGGGGTATTTTGCTGCAAAAGTGAGAAATCAAAG tgGCGGGGAGGGGGAGGGGGAAGGGGAAAGGGGGGAGGGGGACGGCGGCGGCGTTGGTGGTGGTGGAGTGGCAGTGggtgttgttgatgatgatgatgttgattttaTTGAAGTTGTTTTTCTTGGTGGTGGAGGTaaaggtggtggtgatggtgggaGTAAATGTGCTGGTGGTGATGGAG CTTATGACGCttga